In Canis lupus familiaris isolate Mischka breed German Shepherd chromosome 9, alternate assembly UU_Cfam_GSD_1.0, whole genome shotgun sequence, a single window of DNA contains:
- the POMT1 gene encoding protein O-mannosyl-transferase 1 isoform X3 has product MLGFLKRPVVVTADINLNVVALTAVGLLSRLWHLAYPRAVVRDDCWQYYGAVPLWLTFDEVYYGQYISFYMKRIFFLDGSGPPFGHMLLALGGYLGGFDGNFLWNRIGAEYSSNVPVWSLRLLPALTGAFSIPMAYQILLELGFSHCAAMGAALLMLIENALITQSRLMLLESVLIFFNLLAVLSYLKFSNSQKHRPFSLSWWFWLMLTGVACSCAVGVKYMGIFTYLLVLAVASVHAWHLIGDQTLSNVCVLCHLLARAAALLVIPTLMYLLFFYVHLILVYRSGPHDQIMSSAFQASLEGGLARITQGQPLEVAYGSQVTLKNVFGKPVPCWLHSHQSTYPMIYENGRGSSHQQQVTCYPFKDVNNWWIVKDPGRHQLVVNNPPRPVRHGDVVQLVHGMTTRFLNTHDVAAPLSPHSQEVSCYVDYNISMPSQNLWRLDIVNRESDTEVWKTILSEVRLVHVNTSAVLKLSGAHLPDWGFQQLEVVGEKLSRGYHESMVWNVEEHRYGKSQEQKERELELHSPAQMDVSRNLSFMARFLELQWRMLTAKSDDSEHKYSSSPLDWVTLDTSIAYWLHPRTSAQIHLLGNIVIWASASLAMVVYVLLFFWYLLRRRRSICDIPEDSWLRWVLAGALCAGGWAVNYLPFFMMEKTLFLYHYLPALTFQILLLPVVLQHVSDHLCRSQLLRSLFSALVVAWYSCACHVFNTLRPLTYGDKSLSPSELKALRWKDSWDILIRKH; this is encoded by the exons ATGTTGGGATTTTTGAAGCGCCCCGTGGTGGTGACAGCTGACATCAACTTGAACGTTGTGGCTCTGACTGCAGTGGGATTACTGAGCCGCCTGTGGCATCTCGCCTATCCGAGGGCTGTGGT GAGAGATGACTGCTGGCAGTACTACGGGGCCGTTCCCTTGTGGCTAAC ttttgatgAAGTGTATTATGGGCAGTACATCTCTTTTTACATGAAGCGGATCTTCTTTTTGGATGGCAGTGGACCACCGTTTGGCCACATGCTGCTGGCCTTAGGAG GTTATTTAGGAGGATTCGATGGTAACTTTTTGTGGAACAGGATCGGAGCAG AATACAGCAGCAACGTGCCCGTGTGGTCTTTGCGCCTGCTGCCAGCCCTCACTGGGGCGTTCTCGATCCCCATGGCCTACCAGATCCTGTTGGAGCTCGGTTTTTCTCACTGCGCTGCCATGGGGGCTGCTCTGCTGATGCTTATTG AGAACGCTCTCATCACGCAGTCAAGGCTCATGCTTTTGGAGtcagtgttaatattttttaatctactgGCTGTGCTATCCTACCTGAAGTTCTCCAACTCCCAAAAACACAG GCCCTTCTCCTTGAGCTGGTGGTTTTGGCTGATGCTGACAGGAGTGGCCTGCTCCTGTGCGGTGGG CGTCAAGTACATGGGTATTTTCACATACCTGCTCGTGCTCGCAGTTGCTAGTGTCCATGCCTGGCACCTGATCGGAGACCAGACTCTGTCAAAT GTCTGTGTGCTCTGTCACCTGCTTGCCCGAGCCGCCGCTCTGCTTGTCATCCCCACCCTCATGTACTTGCTGTTCTTCTACGTCCACTTGATCCTGGTCTACCGCTCTGGGCCCCACGATCAAATCATGTCCAGTGCTTTCCAGGCCAGTCTGGAG GGAGGACTAGCCCGGATCACGCAGGGTCAGCCCCTGGAGGTGGCCTACGGTTCCCAGGTCACTCTGAAGAATGTCTTTGGCAAACCTGTGCCCTGCTGGCTTCATTCCCACCAGAGCACCTACCCCATGAT ATACGAGAACGGCCGAGGCAGCTCGCACCAGCAGCAGGTGACTTGTTACCCCTTCAAAGACGTCAACAACTGGTGGATCGTGAAGGATCCCGGGAG GCACCAGCTGGTGGTGAACAACCCCCCGAGGCCCGTGCGGCACGGGGACGTGGTGCAGCTGGTGCACGGTATGACCACCCGCTTCCTCAACAC GCACGACGTGGCGGCGCCCCTGAGCCCCCACTCGCAGGAGGTGTCCTGCTACGTTGATTACAACATCTCCATGCCCTCCCAGAACCTCTGGAGACTG GACATTGTAAACCGAGAATCCGACACAGAGGTTTGGAAGACCATCTTGTCCGAGGTCCGCCTGGTGCACGTGAACACCTCTGCCGTCCTAAAG CTGAGCGGGGCACACCTCCCAGACTGGGGGTTCCAGCAGCTGGAGGTCGTTGGGGAGAAGCTGTCCCGGGGCTACCACGAGAGCATGGTGTGGAATGTGGAAGAACATCGATATGGCAAAA GccaggagcaaaaggagagggagctGGAGCTGCACTCACCGGCACAGATGGACGTCAGCAGAAACCTAAGCTTCATGGCCAGGTTCCTGGAGCTGCAG TGGAGGATGCTTACGGCAAAGAGTGATGACTCGGAGCACAAGTACAGCTCCTCGCCGCTGGACTGGGTCACCCTGGACACCAGCATCGCCTACTGGCTGCACCCCAGGACCAGC GCTCAGATCCACCTGCTTGGAAACATTGTGATCTGGGCTTCGGCCAGCCTCGCCATGGTGGTCTACGTCCTGCTCTTCTTCTGGTACCTGCTCAGACGCCGAAGGAGTATCTGCGACATCCCTGAGG ATTCCTGGCTGCGCTGGGTGCTGGCCGGGGCTCTGTGTGCCGGCGGCTGGGCAGTGAACTACCTCCCCTTCTTCATGATGGAGAAGACGCTCTTCCTCTACCACTACCTTCCCGCGCTCACCTTCCAGATCCTCCTGCTCCCTGTGGTCTTGCAGCACGTCAGCGACCACCTGTGCAG GTCCCAGCTCCTGAGGAGCCTCTTCAGCGCCCTGGTTGTGGCCTGGTACTCCTGTGCCTGTCACGTGTTCAACACGCTGCGCCCACTGACCTACGGAGACAAGTCACTCTCACCCAGTGAACTCAAGGCCCTTCGCTGGAAAGACAGCTGGGACATCTTGATCCGGAAACACTAG